One window from the genome of Hydra vulgaris chromosome 02, alternate assembly HydraT2T_AEP encodes:
- the LOC136076159 gene encoding uncharacterized protein LOC136076159 isoform X2, giving the protein MFNEISNNMFNEICSLKYITILDGLFLIVVMFLSLFLNVIILFLIYKKTAFHTPADVFLGCLSLANIFISIGPIPLCFAVYVYCGLPAIIWKVYKIVDIVANVASITSLCIISCDRFYIIMFPFSYERNIKIKHAFFISAGVWVYGITISLMFLCMSREFYVWLLLTTSYFIQTLIMVLCYIFIAMVAKKHAKHIFSQQVHNKLSIEPHFVSKIEKKSVTEKTASTCNLNKFYVQKICNQNNDHIIKKSFVGVEHSARLASRTFKVNASRSKSLSLPAKDSFLSNFKRKKSIWKNDIKRKVSVKNDRCILTDKNLLDFQSNTSSSKYPEKKKLSFGLEIPKSLETVSIEKQIDYSTLSQFKTDNKINLVEVLPYHSNFPSTTSSVSNNTNCSLGSSGANPPDEIPNIFHKTKKEKRTRRSFIKNINIHITSENDCSKLNNSGLLVPDTNKTNLSLSLPELTSKNKCNLEKPNYSLITLPRNCEYYPRNYRTNSAPALIKEKRNSSFATTLKDRYMLLRSSIPWRKESIKIVMQIRKLRAELKASIILATLMAVFLCLWTPYIVVIIQQWRDGIFLNNNKVSIEKVKYYKFLYYCSAIANPAFLVILYAKWRHAFIVIVKGLWRKLKACLQLD; this is encoded by the coding sequence atgtttaatgaaatcAGCAacaatatgtttaatgaaataTGTAGTTTAAAGTATATTACTATCCTCGATGGGCTATTTTTGATAGTTGTTatgtttctttcattattcctaaacgttattattttattcctcatatacaaaaaaacagcATTTCACACGCCGGCTGATGTTTTTCTCGGTTGTTTATCTTTAGcaaacatatttatttctattggACCAATACCTCTATGTTTTGCAGTTTATGTTTACTGTGGACTTCCAGCTATTATTTGGaaagtttacaaaattgttGATATAGTAGCAAATGTAGCCTCAATAACATCACTGTGTATTATTTCTTGTGatagattttatataattatgtttcCATTCAGTTATGAGcgaaacattaaaattaaacatgctttttttatttctgccgGTGTTTGGGTATATGGAATTACAATATcacttatgtttttatgtatgtCTCGCGAGTTTTATGTGTGGCTTTTGCTTACCACTTCTTACTTTATACAAACATTAATCATGGtactttgttatatatttattgctaTGGTGGCTAAGAAACACGCAAAACATATATTTTCGCAACAAGTTCACAATAAGTTGAGCATAGAACCTCATTTTGTAAGTAAGATAGAGAAAAAATCAGTCACAGAAAAAACAGCATCAACTTGtaatttgaacaaattttatgttcaaaaaatttgtaatcaaAATAATGATCATATCATTAAGAAGTCATTTGTTGGTGTAGAACATTCTGCTCGTTTAGCTAGTCgtacttttaaagttaatgcttCACGGAGTAAATCATTATCCTTACCTGCTAAAGAcagttttttaagcaattttaaaagaaaaaagagtaTTTGGAAAAACGATATAAAAAGAAAGGTTTCTGTTAAAAATGACCGATGTATtttaactgataaaaatttgttagaTTTTCAATCTAATACATCAAGTTCTAAATAcccagagaaaaaaaaactttcttttggtTTAGAAATTCCTAAATCTTTAGAAACAGTTAGCATAGAAAAACAAATTGACTACAGTACTTTGTCACAGTTTAAAAcagataataaaatcaatttggttGAAGTTCTACCTTACCATTCTAATTTTCCTAGTACTACATCAAGTGTATCAAACAATACAAATTGTTCTTTGGGTTCTAGTGGTGCCAACCCACCCGATGAAATTccaaatatatttcataaaacaaaaaaagaaaagcgaACTCGTAggtcttttataaaaaatataaacattcaTATAACTTCTGAAAATGATTGCTCCAAATTAAATAATAGTGGGTTATTGGTGCCAGATACTAACAAAACGAATTTGAGCTTAAGTCTTCCCGAACtcacatcaaaaaataaatgcaatttagAAAAACCAAATTATAGTTTAATTACGCTTCCTCGCAATTGTGAGTACTACCCACGTAATTACAGAACAAATTCAGCCCCagctttaattaaagaaaaaagaaacagcAGTTTTGCTACTACATTAAAAGATCGGTATATGCTACTTCGATCATCAATTCCCTGGCGAAAAGAATCGATTAAAATTGTTATGCAAATTCGCAAGTTACGCGCTGAACTAAAAGCTTCAATAATTTTAGCAACCCTAATGGCAGTCTTTTTATGTCTATGGACCCCTTACATAGTAGTTATCATACAACAGTGGAGAGATGGTATATTCCTAAATAACAACAAAGTTAGcatagaaaaagtaaaatactataagtttttatattattgtagtGCTATAGCGAACCCCGCATTTCTAGTTATCCTGTATGCAAAATGGCGTCATGCTTTTATTGTTATAGTTA